The following are encoded together in the Nocardioides thalensis genome:
- a CDS encoding MDR family MFS transporter — translation MATVEADGQMTHREVLEALTGLLLAMFVAMLSSTVVSNALPAIVTDLHGSQTGYTWVVVATLLTMTATTPIWGKLADLFSKKLLVQAALVIYSAGSLVAAFAPDMGTLIAARAFQGLGVGGLTALVQVVIASMVPPRERGRYSGYIGAVFAAATVSGPLLGGLIVDSPLGWRGCFFVGLPIAALAFVVLQKTLHLPTIKRAVSIDYAGATLIMAGISGLLVWVSLAGTSFAWVSPTSVAIVVASLVTIAIAIWVEARVAVEPVVPLRLFRDRTTALATAASVMIGVSMFGATVYLSQYFQLARGMTPTRAGLMSIAMVGGLLVSSIVTGRIISRTGYWKKWLVGGMVLVIVGLALLGTIDAATPLAAVGGYMLVVGLGLGATMQNLVLAVQNNVAQADLGAASSVVAMFRSIGGSIGVSALGAVLAHQVTGAFKDGLAGLVASGQVSREELAALRHSTGSIPDLDALSPALRGLYEGAFGHATGHIFLIAVPFALLALACVLLIKEVPLRTTLDVEDTMHDAAETATGASA, via the coding sequence ATGGCGACCGTCGAGGCCGACGGCCAGATGACCCACCGCGAGGTGCTCGAGGCCCTGACCGGGCTGCTCCTCGCGATGTTCGTCGCGATGCTCTCGAGCACCGTCGTGAGCAACGCGCTGCCCGCGATCGTGACCGACCTGCACGGCAGCCAGACGGGCTACACGTGGGTCGTCGTCGCCACGCTGCTCACGATGACGGCCACCACGCCGATCTGGGGCAAGCTCGCCGACCTGTTCAGCAAGAAGCTGCTGGTCCAGGCCGCGCTGGTCATCTACTCGGCCGGGTCGCTCGTCGCGGCGTTCGCGCCCGACATGGGCACGCTCATCGCCGCTCGCGCCTTCCAGGGCCTCGGTGTCGGCGGTCTCACCGCGCTCGTGCAGGTCGTGATCGCGTCGATGGTCCCGCCCCGCGAGCGGGGGCGCTACAGCGGCTACATCGGCGCGGTCTTCGCCGCTGCGACCGTGAGCGGTCCGCTGCTCGGCGGTCTCATCGTCGACAGCCCGCTCGGCTGGCGCGGCTGCTTCTTCGTCGGCCTGCCGATCGCCGCGCTCGCGTTCGTGGTGCTCCAGAAGACGCTGCACCTGCCGACGATCAAGCGCGCGGTCTCCATCGACTACGCCGGCGCCACCCTGATCATGGCCGGCATCAGCGGCCTGCTGGTGTGGGTGTCGCTGGCGGGCACGAGCTTCGCGTGGGTCTCGCCGACCTCGGTGGCCATCGTGGTCGCGAGCCTGGTGACGATCGCGATCGCGATCTGGGTCGAGGCGCGGGTCGCGGTCGAGCCGGTGGTCCCGCTCCGCCTGTTCCGCGACCGTACGACGGCGCTGGCCACGGCCGCGTCGGTGATGATCGGCGTCTCGATGTTCGGCGCGACGGTCTACCTGAGCCAGTACTTCCAGCTCGCACGCGGGATGACGCCGACCCGCGCCGGCCTGATGTCGATCGCCATGGTCGGTGGCCTGCTCGTCTCGAGCATCGTGACCGGCCGGATCATCTCCCGCACCGGCTATTGGAAGAAGTGGCTGGTGGGCGGGATGGTCCTCGTCATCGTGGGACTCGCCCTGCTGGGCACGATCGACGCCGCCACGCCGCTGGCCGCGGTGGGCGGTTACATGCTCGTGGTCGGTCTCGGCCTCGGCGCCACCATGCAGAACCTGGTGCTCGCCGTGCAGAACAACGTCGCGCAGGCCGACCTCGGCGCGGCCAGCTCGGTCGTGGCCATGTTCCGCTCGATCGGCGGCTCGATCGGCGTCTCGGCGCTCGGGGCCGTGCTCGCGCACCAGGTGACCGGCGCGTTCAAGGACGGCCTCGCCGGGCTCGTCGCCAGCGGCCAGGTGTCGCGCGAGGAGCTCGCCGCGTTGCGGCACTCCACCGGCAGCATCCCCGACCTCGATGCGTTGTCGCCCGCCCTGCGCGGCCTGTACGAGGGCGCCTTCGGACACGCGACGGGCCACATCTTCCTGATCGCCGTACCGTTTGCCCTGCTCGCGCTCGCCTGCGTGCTGCTGATCAAGGAGGTCCCGTTGCGCACCACCCTCGACGTCGAAGACACGATGCACGACGCTGCCGAGACCGCGACCGGGGCGTCGGCATGA
- a CDS encoding ABC transporter substrate-binding protein yields the protein MNAIPSARRPVRLRGARLAACALATALVTTGCASSEGDDDGFAADSAGGGTDSVVLAEQPWVDLQVENEIAVQILTEAGYDASIKKNLSVETAAAALTSSEIDAYLGNWWPSQEPTFGEAIDSGDVEVVSTIVTGTEFAPAVPGDIAEELGISSLADLDEHADAFGHKIYGIEAGTPGNETIQKAIDADAYGLGDWELVASGTPAMLAQVEKSHQAGDPVVFLAWSPHWMTVEFDTVFLEDPEGVWGGAGEIRTITRAGFADDNPEIAEFLGNLEFTTDEAGEFYYAHDKEGESVADIAAAWIEANPDRVAEFLDGVETPDGAAAAEAVAP from the coding sequence ATGAACGCCATTCCCTCCGCCCGTCGACCCGTCCGCCTGCGCGGGGCGCGGCTCGCCGCCTGCGCCCTCGCCACCGCGCTCGTCACCACGGGCTGTGCCAGCAGCGAGGGCGACGACGACGGCTTCGCCGCCGACTCCGCCGGCGGTGGAACGGACTCGGTGGTGCTCGCCGAGCAGCCCTGGGTCGACCTGCAGGTCGAGAACGAGATCGCCGTCCAGATCCTCACCGAGGCCGGCTACGACGCGTCCATCAAGAAGAACCTCTCCGTCGAGACCGCGGCCGCGGCGCTGACCAGCAGTGAGATCGACGCCTATCTTGGCAACTGGTGGCCCTCGCAGGAGCCGACGTTCGGTGAGGCCATCGACAGCGGCGACGTCGAGGTGGTGTCGACGATCGTCACGGGCACCGAGTTCGCCCCGGCGGTGCCGGGGGACATCGCCGAGGAGCTCGGGATCAGCTCGCTGGCGGACCTCGACGAGCACGCGGACGCGTTCGGCCACAAGATCTACGGCATCGAGGCGGGCACGCCCGGCAACGAGACGATCCAGAAGGCGATCGACGCGGATGCCTACGGGCTCGGCGACTGGGAGCTGGTGGCGAGCGGCACGCCCGCGATGCTCGCGCAGGTCGAGAAGTCGCACCAGGCCGGCGACCCGGTGGTCTTCCTCGCGTGGAGCCCGCACTGGATGACCGTCGAGTTCGACACCGTCTTCCTCGAGGATCCCGAGGGCGTCTGGGGCGGCGCGGGCGAGATCCGCACGATCACCCGCGCCGGTTTCGCCGACGACAACCCGGAGATCGCCGAGTTCCTCGGCAACCTCGAGTTCACGACCGACGAAGCCGGCGAGTTCTACTACGCCCACGACAAGGAGGGCGAGTCGGTCGCCGACATCGCGGCGGCCTGGATCGAGGCCAACCCGGACCGGGTTGCCGAGTTCCTCGACGGCGTGGAGACCCCCGACGGCGCCGCCGCGGCCGAGGCGGTGGCGCCGTGA
- a CDS encoding TauD/TfdA family dioxygenase, translated as MNLVSFPSSPSTVAVRQLGGRIGAEISGVRLGGDLDREAVAAIREALLRHKVVFFRGQDHVDDDLHADFAELFGDLTTAHPTVNTGSARVLRVTANRGMAANSWHTDVSFVDRVPAISVLRAVALPAYGGNTVWANTAAAYEALPEPLRAIVDRLWAVHTNSYDYAQRDEENEEPDANYTRADFTAQLFETRHPVVHVHPETGERALLLGNFVKQFEGFNHSESSTLFNLLQTRISRLENTIRWTWAPGDVAMWDNRATQHYAVADFDHEFREMRRITVQGEVPVSIDGEAGRMISGDARAYTRIDELIS; from the coding sequence GTGAACCTCGTCAGCTTCCCTTCGTCCCCGTCCACCGTGGCCGTCCGCCAGCTCGGCGGCCGGATCGGCGCGGAGATCTCCGGCGTCCGGCTCGGTGGTGACCTCGACCGCGAGGCCGTCGCCGCGATCCGCGAGGCGCTGCTTCGCCACAAGGTGGTGTTCTTCCGCGGCCAGGACCACGTCGACGACGACCTGCACGCCGACTTCGCCGAGCTGTTCGGCGACCTGACGACCGCCCACCCCACCGTCAACACCGGCAGCGCACGGGTGCTGCGGGTCACCGCCAACCGGGGCATGGCCGCCAACAGCTGGCACACCGACGTGTCGTTCGTCGACCGGGTCCCGGCGATCAGCGTGCTGCGCGCGGTCGCGCTGCCGGCGTACGGCGGCAACACCGTGTGGGCGAACACGGCAGCCGCCTACGAGGCGCTGCCCGAGCCCCTGCGGGCTATCGTCGACCGGCTGTGGGCGGTGCACACGAACTCCTACGACTACGCCCAGCGCGACGAGGAGAACGAGGAGCCCGACGCCAACTACACCCGGGCGGACTTCACCGCGCAGCTGTTCGAGACCCGGCACCCGGTGGTGCACGTCCACCCCGAGACAGGGGAGCGGGCCCTTCTCCTCGGCAACTTCGTCAAGCAGTTCGAGGGGTTCAACCACTCCGAGTCCAGCACGCTCTTCAACCTGCTGCAGACGCGGATCAGCCGCCTCGAGAACACCATCCGGTGGACCTGGGCGCCGGGCGACGTGGCGATGTGGGACAACCGCGCGACCCAGCACTACGCGGTCGCCGACTTCGACCACGAGTTCCGGGAGATGCGCCGGATCACCGTCCAGGGGGAAGTCCCGGTCTCGATCGACGGCGAGGCGGGCCGGATGATCAGCGGGGACGCGCGGGCCTACACCCGCATCGACGAGCTGATCTCCTGA
- a CDS encoding iron dependent repressor, metal binding and dimerization domain protein, giving the protein MSDLIDTTEMYLRTIYELVEEGIVPLRARIAERLHQSGPTVSQTVARMERDGLLTVEGDRHLELTEEGRRLATRVMRKHRLAERLLTDIIGLDWELVHEEACRWEHVISETVERRLIELLDHPTESPYGNPIPGLGELGEDQLGEEFMTDVEPLSKAAGFDRSRALVRRISEEMQKDEALMSAMRRVGALPDKTITIQATPDGVLVGAGGETAEIFPEAADHIFVKRL; this is encoded by the coding sequence GTGAGCGACCTCATCGACACCACTGAGATGTACCTCCGGACCATCTACGAGCTGGTCGAGGAAGGCATCGTGCCGCTGCGCGCGCGCATCGCCGAGCGCCTGCACCAGAGCGGCCCGACGGTGTCCCAGACGGTCGCGCGGATGGAGCGCGACGGCCTGCTCACGGTCGAGGGGGACCGCCACCTCGAGCTGACGGAGGAGGGCCGCCGGCTTGCGACCCGGGTGATGCGCAAGCACCGCCTCGCCGAGCGGCTGCTCACCGACATCATCGGCCTCGACTGGGAGCTCGTGCACGAGGAGGCGTGCCGGTGGGAGCACGTCATCTCCGAGACCGTCGAGCGGCGCCTCATCGAGCTCCTCGACCACCCGACCGAGTCGCCGTACGGCAACCCCATCCCGGGCCTCGGCGAGCTCGGCGAGGACCAGCTGGGCGAGGAGTTCATGACCGACGTCGAGCCGCTCTCGAAGGCCGCCGGCTTCGACCGGAGCCGCGCCCTGGTGCGCCGCATCTCCGAGGAGATGCAGAAGGACGAGGCGCTGATGAGCGCGATGCGCCGCGTCGGGGCCCTCCCCGACAAGACGATCACCATCCAGGCCACCCCCGACGGCGTGCTCGTCGGCGCCGGCGGCGAGACCGCGGAGATCTTCCCCGAGGCCGCCGACCATATCTTCGTCAAGCGGCTCTAG
- a CDS encoding MarR family winged helix-turn-helix transcriptional regulator yields MTVSGSTTGQGAALQHLEQELGVLIRRARRVIRQRAHAVHPDLQPAAYLMLAYIRDNGPLRASTMCEVFDIDKGAVSRQVQHLLDLGLVERAADPDDGRATLVSISDDGVRRLGEVTTQRRAWLADRLGDWSADELEGFAATLGRYNEALGG; encoded by the coding sequence ATGACCGTGTCCGGCTCGACGACCGGCCAGGGCGCGGCGTTGCAGCACCTCGAGCAGGAGCTGGGCGTCCTGATCCGTCGGGCTCGCCGGGTCATCCGGCAGCGTGCGCACGCGGTGCACCCCGACCTCCAGCCCGCGGCCTACCTGATGCTCGCCTACATCCGCGACAACGGCCCGCTGCGGGCGTCGACGATGTGCGAGGTCTTCGACATCGACAAGGGCGCGGTCAGCCGCCAGGTGCAGCACCTGCTCGACCTCGGCCTGGTCGAGCGCGCCGCCGACCCGGACGACGGCCGCGCGACGCTCGTGTCCATCAGCGACGACGGCGTCCGCCGGCTCGGCGAGGTCACGACGCAGCGGCGCGCCTGGCTCGCCGACCGGCTCGGCGACTGGTCGGCCGACGAGCTCGAGGGATTCGCCGCGACGCTCGGCCGCTACAACGAGGCGCTCGGCGGCTGA
- a CDS encoding Sir2 family NAD-dependent protein deacetylase — MSQSALELLASRPLVVLTGAGVSTDSGIPDYRGPQAPARMPMTYQEFVSGPEARQRYWARSHVGWSRMKGAEPNAGHRAVATLGAELVITQNVDGLHEAVGTPRLVALHGRIAEVVCLSCRSTTTRSSLQARLDAANPGWVQRHAAVDVRPDGDVALEDTAGFVVPPCACGGILKPDVVFFGENVPAPRVQRCYDAVEALAGCDGALLVAGSSLTVMSGLRFVRRAAKLGIPVVVVNRGETRGDPLATYKIEAGTSEWLAELAALRQPAG; from the coding sequence GTGTCGCAGTCGGCGCTGGAGCTGCTCGCGTCCCGCCCGCTCGTCGTGCTCACCGGCGCAGGAGTCTCGACCGACTCCGGCATCCCCGACTACCGCGGCCCGCAGGCACCGGCGCGGATGCCGATGACCTACCAGGAGTTCGTGTCCGGCCCGGAGGCCCGGCAGCGCTACTGGGCGCGCTCGCACGTGGGTTGGTCGCGGATGAAGGGCGCCGAGCCCAACGCCGGCCACCGGGCGGTCGCAACCCTCGGTGCCGAGCTGGTGATCACCCAGAACGTCGACGGCCTGCACGAGGCCGTCGGCACCCCGCGGCTGGTCGCGCTGCACGGCCGGATCGCCGAGGTCGTGTGCCTGTCGTGCCGCAGCACGACGACGCGCTCCTCCCTCCAGGCCCGGCTCGACGCCGCGAACCCCGGGTGGGTCCAGCGGCACGCCGCCGTCGACGTGCGCCCCGACGGCGACGTCGCTCTCGAGGACACGGCCGGGTTCGTCGTACCTCCCTGCGCCTGCGGCGGGATCCTCAAGCCCGACGTGGTGTTCTTCGGCGAGAACGTGCCGGCGCCGCGGGTGCAGCGCTGCTACGACGCGGTCGAGGCGCTCGCGGGCTGCGACGGCGCGCTGCTGGTCGCCGGGTCCAGCCTGACCGTGATGAGCGGCCTGCGGTTCGTGCGCCGGGCCGCCAAGCTCGGCATCCCGGTCGTGGTCGTCAACCGCGGCGAGACGCGCGGCGACCCGCTGGCGACGTACAAGATCGAGGCCGGCACCAGCGAGTGGCTCGCTGAGCTCGCCGCTCTCAGACAGCCGGCGGGCTAG
- a CDS encoding ABC transporter permease, with the protein MPDLRIGERGEDVIDFLSDHLGGFFDAVKELLNLLLRTVYDLLTVLTPTAMIVVLGVLALLATRRLVLTLLLTAGLLLIESMDLWQETMQSMTSVVVATAIALLVGIPLGIWSAFSPTVRAVVRPVLDLMQTLPVFVYLLPTILFFGVGDAPGLVATIVFSVPPAVRLTQLGINQVDAETVEAAQAFGASRWEVLTEVQLPLARASIMAGVNQVIMLALSMVVVAGLVGGAGLGGVVVNAVQGLQIGASIEGGLSVVVIAIYLDRVSGALGGQGRGNPSWWPHARRRPASSALPEPADTPQPVAA; encoded by the coding sequence ATGCCTGACCTGCGCATCGGTGAGCGCGGCGAGGACGTGATCGACTTCCTCAGCGACCACCTCGGCGGCTTCTTCGACGCGGTCAAGGAGCTGCTCAACCTGCTGCTCCGCACCGTCTACGACCTGCTGACCGTGCTCACGCCCACGGCGATGATCGTCGTGCTCGGTGTCCTCGCCCTGCTCGCCACCCGCCGGCTCGTGCTGACGCTGCTGCTGACGGCGGGCCTGCTCCTCATCGAGTCCATGGACCTGTGGCAGGAGACGATGCAGTCGATGACATCGGTCGTCGTCGCGACGGCGATCGCGCTCCTGGTCGGCATCCCGCTCGGCATCTGGAGCGCGTTCAGCCCGACGGTCCGCGCCGTCGTCCGGCCGGTGCTCGACCTGATGCAGACGCTGCCGGTCTTCGTCTACCTGCTGCCCACGATCCTCTTCTTCGGGGTAGGGGACGCTCCCGGCCTGGTCGCGACGATCGTCTTCTCCGTGCCGCCCGCGGTCCGGCTCACCCAGCTCGGCATCAACCAGGTCGACGCCGAGACGGTCGAGGCCGCCCAGGCGTTCGGGGCGTCCCGCTGGGAGGTGCTGACCGAGGTGCAGCTGCCGCTCGCACGCGCCTCGATCATGGCCGGCGTCAACCAGGTCATCATGCTGGCGCTCTCGATGGTGGTCGTGGCCGGGCTCGTCGGCGGGGCCGGCCTGGGCGGCGTCGTCGTCAACGCCGTGCAGGGCCTGCAGATCGGCGCCTCGATCGAGGGCGGCCTGTCGGTCGTCGTGATCGCGATCTACCTCGACCGGGTCTCCGGAGCGCTCGGGGGACAGGGCCGGGGCAACCCGTCCTGGTGGCCCCATGCGCGACGGCGCCCTGCCAGCAGCGCCCTCCCCGAGCCTGCCGACACCCCTCAGCCCGTCGCGGCATGA
- a CDS encoding glycoside hydrolase family 13 protein, with protein sequence MSQPQERAPWWRDAVVYQVYVRSFADADGDGVGDLPGITSRLPYLRDLGVDALWITPFYTSPQRDHGYDVSDYCDVDPLFGSLADADELMRTAHDLGLRVIVDLVPNHTSSDHPWFRAAVAAGPGAPERARYLFREGTGPDGSQPPNNWLSVFGGPAWTRLDDGWWYLHLFDSTQPDLDWRNPEVGDMFEGVLRFWLDRGVDGFRVDVAHGMYKEESLRDQVRPETADEPEPHTIPRPEEQAAPAARSEEAERSMVERVLADEPMWDQPEVHEVYRRWRKVLDSYDGERMAVAEAWTQTAESMAMFVRPDELHQTFNFAWLGADWAADDFAEVITSSLEALEKTDAAPTWVMSNHDVIRHTTRYGGGEVGVARGRAATLVMLALPGSAYVYQGEELGLEQVDVPPEARTDPSWFRTGKPGRDGCRVPMPWSGARPPYGFGPGGGQPWIPQPDDWAPLTVEAQLASEDSTLAFYRRALAARSEWVRGLDEETTAEVDGDLLVVRRGGLTALLNAGAEPVPLPAGEVLMSSGPLGKGGTVLPPDTSVWLR encoded by the coding sequence ATGAGCCAACCGCAGGAGCGCGCACCGTGGTGGCGCGACGCAGTCGTCTACCAGGTCTACGTCCGCAGCTTCGCCGACGCCGATGGTGACGGGGTCGGCGACCTCCCGGGCATCACCTCACGGCTCCCCTACCTGCGCGATCTCGGCGTCGACGCCCTGTGGATCACGCCGTTCTACACCTCGCCGCAGCGCGACCACGGCTACGACGTGTCGGACTACTGCGACGTCGACCCGCTGTTCGGGTCGCTCGCCGACGCCGACGAGCTGATGCGTACGGCGCACGACCTCGGCCTGCGCGTCATCGTCGACCTGGTCCCCAACCACACCTCGAGCGACCACCCGTGGTTCCGGGCGGCCGTCGCGGCCGGACCGGGCGCGCCCGAGCGCGCCCGTTACCTCTTCCGCGAGGGCACCGGCCCCGACGGCAGCCAGCCGCCCAACAACTGGCTCTCGGTCTTCGGCGGGCCCGCATGGACCCGGCTCGACGACGGCTGGTGGTACCTCCACCTGTTCGACTCCACCCAGCCCGACCTCGACTGGCGCAACCCCGAGGTCGGCGACATGTTCGAGGGCGTGCTGCGGTTCTGGCTCGACCGCGGGGTCGACGGCTTCCGGGTCGACGTCGCCCACGGCATGTACAAGGAGGAGAGCCTCCGCGACCAGGTGCGCCCCGAGACCGCCGACGAGCCGGAGCCGCACACGATCCCGCGCCCGGAGGAGCAGGCGGCGCCGGCCGCCCGGTCCGAGGAGGCCGAGCGATCGATGGTCGAACGGGTCCTCGCCGACGAGCCGATGTGGGACCAGCCCGAGGTGCACGAGGTCTACCGTCGCTGGCGCAAGGTGCTGGACTCCTACGACGGCGAGCGGATGGCCGTCGCGGAGGCCTGGACCCAGACCGCGGAGTCGATGGCGATGTTCGTGCGCCCCGACGAGCTGCACCAGACCTTCAACTTCGCCTGGCTCGGCGCCGACTGGGCCGCCGACGACTTCGCCGAGGTCATCACCAGCTCGCTCGAGGCGCTCGAGAAGACCGATGCGGCCCCGACCTGGGTGATGTCCAACCACGACGTCATCCGCCACACCACCCGGTACGGCGGCGGCGAGGTCGGGGTGGCGCGCGGCCGCGCCGCGACCCTGGTGATGCTCGCGCTCCCCGGCTCGGCGTACGTCTACCAGGGCGAGGAGCTCGGCCTGGAGCAGGTCGACGTGCCGCCCGAGGCGCGCACCGACCCGTCGTGGTTCCGCACCGGCAAGCCCGGGCGCGACGGCTGCCGGGTGCCGATGCCGTGGAGCGGCGCGCGGCCGCCCTACGGCTTCGGTCCGGGCGGTGGCCAGCCGTGGATCCCGCAGCCTGACGACTGGGCGCCGCTCACCGTCGAGGCACAGCTCGCCAGCGAGGACTCGACGCTCGCGTTCTACCGCCGCGCCCTCGCGGCGCGGAGCGAGTGGGTGCGCGGCCTCGACGAGGAGACCACGGCAGAGGTCGACGGCGACCTGCTGGTCGTACGCCGCGGCGGGCTCACCGCGCTGCTCAACGCGGGTGCGGAGCCGGTGCCGCTGCCGGCTGGCGAGGTGCTGATGAGCAGCGGCCCGCTCGGGAAGGGCGGCACGGTGCTGCCGCCGGACACGTCGGTCTGGCTGCGCTGA
- a CDS encoding betaine/proline/choline family ABC transporter ATP-binding protein: MTAAHRADGPAIVGRDLAKVYGLNARTAARVLASEDPAAAAAAARGHLGAHDVSFSVDRGEMFVVMGLSGSGKSTVLRMINLLNRPTAGRLLIDGEDATQVSPARLRALRNEKIGMVFQHFSLFPHRTIRDNAAYGLKVRGVAKAERRERADVALARVGLEGRGDRFPHELSGGMRQRVGLARALAVDPPILLMDEPFSALDPLIRRDMQDLLVDLQAADRRTIVFVTHDLNEAMRIGDRVMVMRDGRVVQVAPGPEIVAHPADDYVSEFVSDVDRARVLSATDLLRPARLVLRHDDRPADALLRLGQNEVTGAFVVDDHQRLLGVATADRLAEVGRRGDAAARDAVGADYRTVAAGAVVGDFMHLAGRHVVPLTVVDDDGRLVGVVPRAVILSALSSSREVAHA, translated from the coding sequence GTGACCGCCGCTCACCGCGCCGACGGACCGGCCATCGTCGGGCGCGACCTCGCGAAGGTCTACGGCCTCAACGCGCGTACGGCGGCCCGGGTGCTCGCCAGCGAGGACCCCGCCGCAGCGGCCGCGGCCGCGCGGGGCCACCTCGGCGCCCACGACGTGAGCTTCAGCGTCGACCGCGGCGAGATGTTCGTCGTCATGGGTCTGTCCGGATCGGGCAAGTCGACCGTGCTGCGGATGATCAACCTGCTCAACCGGCCCACCGCGGGCCGGCTCCTGATCGACGGCGAGGACGCCACCCAGGTCTCGCCGGCGCGCCTGCGCGCTCTCCGGAACGAGAAGATCGGCATGGTCTTCCAGCACTTCTCGCTGTTCCCACACCGCACGATCCGTGACAACGCCGCCTACGGCCTGAAGGTCCGCGGCGTGGCGAAGGCCGAGCGCCGCGAGCGCGCGGACGTCGCGTTGGCCAGGGTCGGGCTGGAAGGTCGCGGGGACCGGTTCCCGCACGAGCTCTCCGGCGGCATGCGGCAACGCGTGGGCCTCGCCCGCGCCCTGGCGGTCGATCCGCCGATCCTGCTGATGGACGAGCCGTTCTCGGCGCTCGACCCCCTGATCCGCCGGGACATGCAGGACCTGCTGGTGGACCTCCAGGCCGCCGACCGGCGCACGATCGTTTTCGTCACGCACGACCTCAACGAGGCCATGCGCATCGGCGACCGGGTGATGGTCATGCGCGACGGCCGCGTCGTGCAGGTCGCCCCCGGTCCGGAGATCGTGGCCCACCCGGCCGACGACTACGTCAGCGAGTTCGTCTCCGACGTCGATCGTGCGCGGGTCCTGTCGGCGACCGACCTGCTCCGGCCCGCTCGCCTGGTGCTGCGTCACGACGACCGGCCGGCGGACGCGCTCCTCCGGCTGGGCCAGAACGAGGTCACCGGCGCGTTCGTCGTCGACGACCACCAGCGCCTGCTCGGCGTCGCCACCGCTGACCGGCTCGCCGAGGTCGGCCGCCGCGGCGACGCGGCGGCGCGGGACGCCGTCGGCGCCGACTACCGCACCGTCGCGGCGGGCGCCGTCGTCGGCGACTTCATGCACCTCGCCGGCCGGCACGTCGTACCCCTCACCGTCGTGGACGACGACGGCCGCCTCGTCGGTGTCGTGCCGCGGGCCGTGATCCTCTCCGCCCTCTCGAGCTCCCGGGAGGTGGCCCATGCCTGA
- a CDS encoding LysR family transcriptional regulator — protein MSTVAAGRHRPVAGVQVERRQLEVFLTIADAGSFTRAAARLRVAQPSLSYAVRQLEKELGVELFERLGRGVRLTPAGEALRGPAARTVRSFELAAGAVRSLGGEGYGELRFLASTLWAVAPLAPIIGAFRRVLPGVQVVVIDPRHRADVLDQLRAGSAHFGLVDGPPPTGPFESHFLVEHELVAVLPPGTEYDAAAIGIEELADRGLIATPGGTALRELLSRRLEEVGRAGDVAIETDHVAAVVPLVLAGGGVALLPSGMARAAVAEGAVAVQLAPPSRARTWLVWRAGDLDPVAAQFVAIAQELHPADGSTATTPA, from the coding sequence ATGTCGACGGTGGCCGCCGGGCGCCACCGCCCGGTTGCAGGGGTGCAGGTGGAGAGGCGTCAGCTCGAGGTCTTCCTCACCATCGCCGACGCGGGCAGCTTCACGCGAGCGGCGGCGCGACTGCGGGTGGCCCAGCCGTCGCTGTCGTATGCCGTCCGCCAGCTGGAGAAGGAGCTCGGGGTCGAGCTGTTCGAGCGACTCGGGCGGGGAGTCCGGCTGACTCCCGCCGGTGAGGCCCTCCGGGGGCCCGCGGCGCGCACGGTCCGCTCCTTCGAGCTCGCCGCGGGAGCCGTCCGATCCCTGGGCGGTGAGGGCTACGGCGAGCTGCGCTTCCTCGCCAGCACGCTGTGGGCCGTGGCGCCGCTCGCGCCGATCATCGGGGCGTTCCGTCGGGTGCTCCCCGGCGTCCAGGTGGTCGTCATCGATCCGCGACACCGAGCCGACGTGCTCGACCAGCTGCGCGCCGGCAGTGCCCACTTCGGCCTGGTCGACGGCCCGCCGCCGACCGGGCCGTTCGAGAGCCACTTCCTCGTCGAGCACGAGCTGGTCGCGGTCCTCCCGCCCGGCACGGAGTACGACGCCGCGGCCATCGGCATCGAGGAGCTCGCCGACCGCGGCCTGATCGCCACGCCGGGAGGCACGGCGCTCCGCGAGCTGCTCTCGCGGCGGCTCGAGGAGGTCGGCCGCGCCGGCGACGTGGCGATCGAGACCGACCACGTCGCCGCCGTCGTACCGCTCGTCCTCGCCGGGGGTGGCGTGGCGCTGTTGCCGTCGGGGATGGCGCGGGCAGCGGTCGCCGAGGGTGCCGTGGCGGTTCAGCTGGCTCCACCCTCCCGCGCGCGCACCTGGCTGGTCTGGCGGGCGGGCGATCTCGACCCGGTCGCGGCGCAGTTCGTCGCGATCGCCCAGGAGCTCCATCCCGCGGACGGCAGCACCGCGACCACGCCGGCTTAG